The window CCGCGCACCGCGCCGCCACCCTCGTCCGCGAGATCGGCGAGTTCAGCCAGCCCCGGCCCGCCGAGCGCACGGTCCTCAGGGTGGCGCAGGCCATCGGCAGCGCCCTCGACCTGTTCCCGTCCACGCTGCCCAAGCAGGTCGCCATCGACACCACGCTCGACCCGGACGTCACGATGTTCGCCAACGCCACGCAGGTGCAGCAGGTGGTCACGAACCTCGTGTTGAACGCCGTCGAGGCCATCGGCGAGGGGGGCGGCACGGTGTCCGTCGTGCTCGACGAAGTGGCGCCGGACGACGTGCCGGCCGACGCGCCACGTCCCCTGGCCGCCCGCTACGCGCGGCTCACGGTTCGGGACACGGGACGCGGCATCGGCGAAGACGACCTCGCCCGCATCTTCGACACGTTCTACACGACGCGGCTCGACACGCCAGGCTCGGGCCTCGGTCTCGTGGTCGTGCAGGGCATCGTCCGGCGCCATCACGGCACGGTGGTGGTCGAGAGCACGGTGGGCGCCGGCACGACCGTCCGCGTGTACTGGCCGTCATTCCCCCCGGTCGATCCGCACGCCGGTGGCCCGTCCGCCGCGGCACACGGGTCCGCGGTCGACGGCCGGGGCCGCCGGCTGCTGGTCGTGGACGACGAACCGGACGTGGCGCGCGTGGTCGGCGAGGGCCTGCGCCGCCTCGGCTACGACGTCGTGGTCGCGACCGATCCCCACGAAGCGCTCGCGGCATTCCACGCGTCGACCGCCGCGTTCGACGCCGTGCTGTCCGATCTCTCGATGCCAGGGCTGACCGGCGTCGAGCTCGGCCGGCGCCTGCTCGACTGCCGGCCCGACCTGCCCATCGTCCTCTTCACCGGGTACGCCGGGGAATTGAGCCCTGATGAGGCGCGGGCCCTGGGCTTCCGGGCCGTCCTCCACAAGCCGATGAGCCTGCCGGTGCTCGCCGGGGCCGTCCACCGGGCGCTCGGCGCCGGGCCCGGCCGCTGAGCCGCGATGACCGACCAGCCGTTCGAGGTGCCCATCGAGCGGGAACTGGACCTCCACGCGTTCCATCCTCGGGACGTGGCGCAGGTGGTGGCCGCCTTCCTCGAGGCCGCCCACGCCGCCGGCCTCCGCGAGGTCCGGCTCGTGCACGGCCGCGGGCGGGGCGTGCAGCGCGGCATCGTCCAGGCGGCGCTCGAGCGGCACCCCCTCGTGGACACGTTCTGGGACGACACGGCGTCGCACCTGGGCGCGACGCTCGCCCGCCTGGCCGATCGCTGAGGCCCTATTCGGACGCGAGCGTGACGGCCGGATCCACCTTCAGCGCGCGCCGCGCCGGCACCGCCGTCGCCGCGACGGCGGCGGCGACGAGGAGGGTCACGGCCGTGAGGACGGCGGCCGGATCGAGCGCCCGCACCTCGAAGACCTCGGAGGCCAGGGCCCGGCCGAGCCACGCCGCTCCCGCAAGGCCGAGCGCGAGCCCCACCACGACGACCACCAGGCTCTCCCGCAGGACCAGTCCGGCGATGGCCGCGCTGGATCCGCCGAGGGCCATCCGGATGCCGATTTCGCGCGTGCGCTGGGCCACGAGGTAGGCCAGGACACCGTAGAGGCCGACGGCCGAGAGCAGGAGCGCCAGGCCCCCGAAGGCCACGGCGAGCGCCATGGTCGCGCGTCTGGCGCGCAGCGATCCGTCGATCCGCTCGCGCATCACGTGGACGTCGAAGAGCGGCAGCCGCGGGTCGAGCCCGGCGGCGACGCGGCGGAGGTCGGCTTCGACGGCCGTGGACGAGGCCGCGCTCTGCACCGCGACCACGACCGACGCCCGCACGTCCTGGGTGAACGGAAAGTAGTAGGCGCCGACCGCGTCCTTCGGCGTGACGAGGGCGAACTGCTTGATCGTGCGCACGACGCCGACGACGCGGTGGCGCTTGATGTTCTCGGGCGACGGCTTGGTGAGGGCCTCTGCGCTCAGCGGCTGCAGCAGGTAGCGGCCGACGGCGTCCTGCCCGGGCCAGAACCGTGAGGCGAGCAGTTCGTCCACGATCACCACCGACTCGCTCGAGGCGAGCTCCGAGCCGTCGAAAGCGCGCCCGGACGCCATCGGCATCCCCATGGCCTCGAAGTACCCCGGCGTCACCACGATCTGGTACGGCGACACGAAGCTCTCGCCGGTCCCGGGCGTCCAGCCCTCCGGCCAGGCCACGCTGTCGCTGCGCGAGTCGCCGAATGGAATGGCGCTCGTGGCGCCGGCGGCGTGCACCCCGGGCAGGGCGCGCGCGGCGTCGAGGAGGCGCTGCACGAAGGCGACGCGATCGGCGTCCTCGGGGTACGCCTGCAGCGGCAGGGAGATGGCGCCCGTCACGACCGACGTCCGGAAGCCGGTGTCGACGGCCAGCAGGCGCCGGAAGCTGGCGAAGAGGACACCCGCGCCGACGAGCAGCATGCAGGCGACCGCCACCTGACCGACGACCAGCGCCTGACGAAGGCGGCGGGCCGCCCGGCTGCCGGTGCGGCTCCGGCCTTCGTCCCTGAGCGTGGTGGCCGTCCGTTCCGGTGCCACGGCGCCCATCGCCGCAAGTCCCAGCGTCAGGCCGACCGCCACGGTCAGGACGGCCGCGTAGAGCCAGACGCGTGGATCGAGCGCGACGGTGCGTCCCGGTGGCACCAGCGCCAGGCTGGCGCTCGGCACGACGGCCACGAGGCCCCACGCGAGCGCCACGCCCAGGGCGCCGCCGAGCGCCGCCAGGGCCAGGTGCTCGGTGACGAGCTGCATCCGCACCCGGTTCGGCTCGGCGCCCAGCGCCAAGCGCGTGGCCAGCTCCGCCTGCCGCGCCGTCGAGCGCGCGAGGGCCAACGCCGTCAGGTTGACCACGCCGATGAGCAGCACGCACGCCACGCCGCCCCAGAGCAGGTACAGCGGACGCTTGACGTCGGCGACGAGCACGTCGACCAGGGGCATGCCGATGGACCGGAAACCCGCCTTGATGAGGGGCTCTCTCAGCGCCGGAAAGCGCTCCAGGTTCGTCGCGGTGAGGGCATCGAGCTGGGTCTGCACCTGCTGCAGCGTGGCGCCGGGCGCCAGCCGGCCGACGTGGGTCCAGTTGTTGCTGTGCCGCGACGCGTCGCTGCGCTCCTCGGCCGTGAACGCCGCCGGCAGCCACAGCACGACCTCGTCGTCGTAGAAGCGGAAGCTGCGCGGCATGACGCCGACGATTTCGTACGGTTCGCCGCCGATGGTCAGCGTGCGGCCGACCACGTCGGGCGCGCTGCCGAAGCGCCGTCGCCAGAGCGCGTCGGCCAGCAGCACCTTCTTCTCGCGGCCGATCTCGCCTTCGTCATCGGTGAAGGTCCGGCCGAGGGCGGCCTGGGCGCGCAGCAGGGGGAACAGCGTGGGCGTCGTCGTGAGCGCCGTCAGGCGCTCGGCGGCCTGATCGCCCACGCTCACCCCGCGCACGCGGAAGAGCGCCTGTTCGGCCAGCGCCGGCACCGCCGTCTGGCGGTCGAAGTAGTCGGGCACACCGGAGTTGCCCCCGGCGGCCGCGGACGACCCGGCGTTCGGGTAGATGTTGCCGACGTGGATGAGGGCCGCGGGGTCCGGGGCGGTCACCGCATCGAAGAGCACCGTGTTGACCAGGGTGAACACGACGACGTTCGCGGCCAGGCACAGCGCCAGCGTGCTGACCGAGGCCGCCGTGAACGTCCGGTCCTTCATGAAGGACCGCCATGCGTAGCGGAGATCGCGTCCGACGAGGGTCGCCCAGGTCCACGCGCCGCCGTCGGATGACCGGAGCGCGGCCGCAGGGGCCGGCGCGGGCGGACGCGGCGCCTGCCGGGACCGCGCCAGCCGGCGGATGGCCGCCATGTCGGGTACCTCCTCGCGGACGGCCCGCGCGGCCGACTCCGGCGTGGCGCCGCCCTGCAGGAGGTCGTCGTAGCGGTCCTGCAGGTGCTCCTCGATCTCCCGCTGGACGACGTCGCGGCTCGCCGGGTCGAGCCCGGCCGCCGCGCAGCGAGCCTCCAGTGCGCCGCGCCAGTCATCCATGGGACACCCCCGCGATGCGGCTCACGGCCGCCGAGAACACCCGCCAGCCCTCGCGCTGCGCGGCCAGGACCGCCCGGCCGGCCGGCGTGAGCGCGTAGGCACGCCGGCGCCGGGTGCCGGCCGCCTCGAGCCACCGCCCGCGGATCCAGCCGCGCGCCTCCAGGCGGTAGAGCAGGCCGTAGAGCGACGCGACATTGA of the Vicinamibacterales bacterium genome contains:
- a CDS encoding helix-turn-helix transcriptional regulator; its protein translation is MAQAHMDRTLDRELKKGSAELLILACVEARPRHGYDIAKRIADESDGAIRFNVASLYGLLYRLEARGWIRGRWLEAAGTRRRRAYALTPAGRAVLAAQREGWRVFSAAVSRIAGVSHG
- a CDS encoding Smr/MutS family protein, with protein sequence MTDQPFEVPIERELDLHAFHPRDVAQVVAAFLEAAHAAGLREVRLVHGRGRGVQRGIVQAALERHPLVDTFWDDTASHLGATLARLADR
- a CDS encoding ADOP family duplicated permease, giving the protein MDDWRGALEARCAAAGLDPASRDVVQREIEEHLQDRYDDLLQGGATPESAARAVREEVPDMAAIRRLARSRQAPRPPAPAPAAALRSSDGGAWTWATLVGRDLRYAWRSFMKDRTFTAASVSTLALCLAANVVVFTLVNTVLFDAVTAPDPAALIHVGNIYPNAGSSAAAGGNSGVPDYFDRQTAVPALAEQALFRVRGVSVGDQAAERLTALTTTPTLFPLLRAQAALGRTFTDDEGEIGREKKVLLADALWRRRFGSAPDVVGRTLTIGGEPYEIVGVMPRSFRFYDDEVVLWLPAAFTAEERSDASRHSNNWTHVGRLAPGATLQQVQTQLDALTATNLERFPALREPLIKAGFRSIGMPLVDVLVADVKRPLYLLWGGVACVLLIGVVNLTALALARSTARQAELATRLALGAEPNRVRMQLVTEHLALAALGGALGVALAWGLVAVVPSASLALVPPGRTVALDPRVWLYAAVLTVAVGLTLGLAAMGAVAPERTATTLRDEGRSRTGSRAARRLRQALVVGQVAVACMLLVGAGVLFASFRRLLAVDTGFRTSVVTGAISLPLQAYPEDADRVAFVQRLLDAARALPGVHAAGATSAIPFGDSRSDSVAWPEGWTPGTGESFVSPYQIVVTPGYFEAMGMPMASGRAFDGSELASSESVVIVDELLASRFWPGQDAVGRYLLQPLSAEALTKPSPENIKRHRVVGVVRTIKQFALVTPKDAVGAYYFPFTQDVRASVVVAVQSAASSTAVEADLRRVAAGLDPRLPLFDVHVMRERIDGSLRARRATMALAVAFGGLALLLSAVGLYGVLAYLVAQRTREIGIRMALGGSSAAIAGLVLRESLVVVVVGLALGLAGAAWLGRALASEVFEVRALDPAAVLTAVTLLVAAAVAATAVPARRALKVDPAVTLASE